AAATTCAAGCCGCAGCATGGCAACGGCGGTTCGCCGATCCTCGTCGATAATCTCCTCGTTTTCACCTGCGATGGTACCGATCAGCAGTATCTGGCCGCCCTCGATAAAAAAACGGGACAAGTGGCCTGGAAGACGCCGCGCAGCATCAAAGCTTCGCTCGGATTTTCCTTTAGCACGCCCGAATTGATCGATGTGAATGGCAAAAAGCAGATTATTGCCCCGGGTAGTAATATCGCCGCCGGTTACGACCCGGCCACGGGAAAAGAACTCTGGCACGTCAAGTATGTCGGCTGGTCGCTTTGCCAACGGCCGACCTATGCTCATGGATTGGTGTTCGTTTCCACCGGCTTCATGAGCCCTCAATTGTTTGCCATCAAACCGACCGGCAACGGGGATGTCACCGAGACGAACATTGCCTGGAAGTCGAAGAAGCAAGTTTCCAACACGCCATCCTTCCTCGCCGTCGGGGATGAACTCTATTCGGTATCCGATAAGGGCTATCTCACCTGCTACGATGCGAAGACCGGTCAGGAGCACTACAGTGAACGGATTCCCGGGCAGTACTCGGCCTCACCACTCTATGCCGATGGGAAGATTTACCTGACCAGCGAAGAAGGGATTGGTCTGCTCGTACCGGCCGGAAAAGAGTTCAAGATCCTCTACAAGACCGACATGAAGGAGAAGACTTTCGCCTCTTTCGTGCCCGGCGACGGGGCTCTGTACATTCGGACGGAAACCAAACTTTACAAGTTTGGACCGAAATCCAATTAATTGGAGCGCGGGGAGCCCTTTTTTCGGTTTTCCGTCTCGGGAAATCGGGAAGTAGGAACCGGAGTAAGCCCCAGAACGGAATAAAATTCCGGGCGAATTAGAACATTCGCCTGTGCACCGAAATGTTATTTGCCAGAAGACGGGGCTTTTCAGATTCCCTTCCGGGGTGCGCTGTATTCATTGCCTTCTCGACCTACAATTAAGAAGTCGAATTCATCGAAAATAGATAGGACGCGGAACGAATGCAGAGCACGTTCGGCGATTTGAGTCAAAAGGTTCCCCCCGCTGGGCTGTTAGGGTATTTGAATTTTTCAGATGGACAGCCTAACGGGAAGTTCCAGCAGCAATTGAACGAAGCTTATCGGTTCCTGGCCGATCATGGGGATGTTACGCCCTGGCACAGTCTGAAAGTCTGGCTCCAGGATCAGGCCGCCACTCTCGAAGCTACCGGTTCCTCGGCCTTCAAAGATCTCATTCAAGCCCGGGCGGTCATACGATTTGCGTTCGACCGGGTTCTGGTCCACTACAAAGAATTCCATTCCGATCTACTGGCCAATCAAAAGGACTGTATTCTATTCTCGCCCTTCTTTCTGGTCCGCGTCTGTGAAGCGGTTTTGAATCAGGGCGGTCCCTGGAACGAGGATAGCCGGATTATCGCGGGGGCCGTGCAGAAGCTCAACGATTTCGTCGGCCATCGTCCCGTGGCCATTCTGGAAACCCGGGCCCAAACCGACTATTACAAGCATGAAAAAGTCCGGCCAATCCCTCTCTATATCCGGGGCAGCGGCGTCGGAGCCGGGCCTTATTCGAAAATTGTCGAAAAGGCTCTGGAGATTTTGAATTCAACCCCGGAAGAGATCCTTCGGGAAGCCTGTTTCAATATTAACCGGCTCGACGAACTGGCGATGGATCCC
The genomic region above belongs to Telmatocola sphagniphila and contains:
- a CDS encoding PQQ-binding-like beta-propeller repeat protein produces the protein MRLILTICLALIAQKVNAEDWAEFRGPQGKGIYAGKLPTEWGPNTNVTWKTEIPGHGWSSPILWKGKLYLTTATEGEKKDTYALEALCVDAATGNVDWRKKVIDDDGSLNDQIHKKNSRASPTPITDGEKIYVHFGPWGTAALNMDGSVYWKQTDLKFKPQHGNGGSPILVDNLLVFTCDGTDQQYLAALDKKTGQVAWKTPRSIKASLGFSFSTPELIDVNGKKQIIAPGSNIAAGYDPATGKELWHVKYVGWSLCQRPTYAHGLVFVSTGFMSPQLFAIKPTGNGDVTETNIAWKSKKQVSNTPSFLAVGDELYSVSDKGYLTCYDAKTGQEHYSERIPGQYSASPLYADGKIYLTSEEGIGLLVPAGKEFKILYKTDMKEKTFASFVPGDGALYIRTETKLYKFGPKSN